A segment of the Physeter macrocephalus isolate SW-GA unplaced genomic scaffold, ASM283717v5 random_704, whole genome shotgun sequence genome:
CCTAACTGGCCCAACCCTGGGGCCCACCTGTGGTGTAGGCTCCCCACCCTGGGCCCCATACCAGCACGCGTCAGTGTCTTGTAGATGGGGCACAGGTAGAAGTCCTGGTTCTGGACCTTGCGGTTGGGCGTTGGCAGGAGCCAGATAACGGCCATCTCTGTGTATAGCTCCTTGGGCCGAGACTCAGCCAGCTGGAAGGCCAGAGGGTCCCATCGGGCACCTTCCAGGAACAGTCCATGGATGAAGCACCCCTCTTTGGGTCTTGTCTTGAGCTCTGATACTGACTGGCGCATCACCTGTGGTGGGCACACAGATGTCCCCTCACATATAAACACCCAGAATCTGGGTTAGGATTTGGGTCAGGAGGCACAAGCTCCCTCCTGAGGGCTCTGCCTGTGTCCCCCCTTCACCTGCTGTTTCAGCTGGTAGCCTACAGTCTGCGCTCTGCCCCTAGGGATTTCCCTGGGGCTTACAGTCTCTTCTGTCCTGGCTCTCcctgtcccccaaccccctctcAGGGGTCCCCTGATTCTGCCAGCCAGCTGTGGCCTCCGTGCTCCTCCTGCCTGGGCCACACCCCAGCCTGTCACCTGACCTGGCCCTGGCTGAGTCCAGACCTTGAAATCGAAGGAGATGGTGTCAATGGAGATGATAGACTTGCGGGCATAATTTTGCAGGGTGCCTGTCAGGAAAGCCTGGGGGAAGAAGAAGCCGCTGATCCAGAAGACGGCTGGGATGCCCTTGGAGATCCAGGTCTGCAGGAAGTCCAGGCGCTGCAGCAGGTCCATGACCCATAAGGACAGTGGCTTGAGTGATGGGTAGGCTTTGGCATTCCAGAGCTCGGGCACAGTGTTGTTGTATAGGCTGGCAGCCATCAGCTCCAGCTGCAAGGACATCACCACCAGCCCCTTGAGTGCCGTGAGCAGGTCTCTCAGCGTCTGTGTGATCACTTGCAGCAGCCGGTTGTACCTATGGAGCCAGTGGCAAGGAGGAAGGCAGTGGTCTGGGGCCATGTGGCCATATCCGCACTCCCCAGTCGTAGGCCGTAGACAAAAAAACAATGGCAGAACATAGGGTCTAAGAGCATAGAGTGGGGTCGAGTGGCCTGAGTACCAATTCCAGCTCTGGCTGTTAGTAAATGTATGACCTTACACAAGTCATGTAACCTTTTTGGGCCttggtttactcatctgtaaaatggaataaaaatgtgGCTGAGTTAGAGAATGGGTTTATAGGCACTTGGTGTAGCTTTTGCTGTCTTTACTCTACAGCCGAGTGGCCTGCTGActcagggctgggggtggcaggggatTACCGAGTGACCTCCTGTACTAGCACCGTGTTCATTGACTCCTCATACAGCACAGGGTACTTGGTCATCACCCGCTGCAAGCTGATGGGCTCAGGCACCTTATGCAGAATGTTCTGGGCCACATCCTCCACTATCTGTGGGCGCAAAGAATTCTACATGCACAGAGTTCCTTCCCACCGGGGAACAGGCATGATGGTGGATAGGAGACTGGTCCTGCCCAACCACTGGGCCCTTTCCCCTGCTGCCACTAACCTCCTCCCGGCGCTGGCCGCCTGCAGAGGATGATTTGGGTTGCAGCTGGACGATGGTGCCAAGCAGGGTGTAGGTCTCATTCTGGGCACAGGTGATATTGGCATTGTCATGCAGGCCAAAGATCTCAGGCATGTCGTTGAGTGGAAGGCTTTTGATGTAGGAGAGGTAGCCCTGGAGGGTAGGAGCGCTGCGACTGAAGCCCCTGCCCTGCTCTACCTCTAGCCTGCAGGACAGCCCTCCAATTGAGCACATCCCCTACTCGTCACCCCTGGTTGCAAGCTTTACACATCTCCCTCTTACCCTCGGGACTCCATGGCCTCTGCTCCCTCCTAGCCCACTCCTCCCTGCTGCCTAGCTCCCTGCTTCTTCATTCAGCTGCTCAAACCTGTCACAGACCCTCCTGCCACAGGCCCTTTACACTGCTGACCCACACTCTGGGGTGTTCCGCCCAGCACCTGCCTGCTCCTCACACATCTTAGCTGAAGCAGCATTTCCTCAGGGAGCCCTCCCTGACTGTGGTCTGGGCTGCTTCCCGCCTCACTACCTCACCTGGCAGCCTCAGAGGAGCCGCCCGGCCCCTCCCAGCCTCACAAAGTCCTCTCGGGCAGGGGCTGAGAGGTGGGAGTTGGCCTCTGCCCACAGAACCTGAGCTCCAGGGCTATCTTTGTGGGATGGATCAATCAATGAAAAGGAGCTACTGGCCGGTAGGGGCCGAGTGTCCCAGCACCAAGGTGTTCACGGCACCCCAGGACCCCAGCCTGGCAGGCTGCCTAAAGCACGGCCCCGGTGTGTGCTCACGTTGAGGTCGTAGGTGGGTTGGATCTGGTGGTAGACGCCCGAGGCACTGTAGCTGTGCTCGGGGAAGAGCACAGCGGGGCTGTAGAAGTCCTCCAGGATGTTCATGACGCAGCGGCGGTCCCAGTCGTCAGTGACGCGGCCCCCGTAGTTGATCTCCCCTGCCGTGTACTTGAGGACCTACGGGGTGGGTAGGTCAGGCCCCCACAGATGCCCAGCTCCCCGCCCTCAGCCCATCCCCAGCCCACCTTGTAGGGGATGTGGTCATACTCGTCCAGGAACATCTTGAGCTGGCTGATGCAGATGCGCAGGTCCCCGTCCGTGAACTCGTAGGGGATGTTGAAGCCCAGGGGCCCAAACTTACGACGCTCCAGGGCATTCCCATGGAACAAACACAGAGACAGCAGCAAGGACTTGAACTCCATCACCTGCcggaggtgggggcggggcggaggggcatgaagggtggggatggagatggGGCAGGTTGGGGGTGCACGTGCCAAGTGTGTCTCACCTTGTGACAGGAGTTGAGGAAGTCATCGCTGAGGCTGCTGTAAGACCTGAGCAGGTTGGCCTTGACCCCGCGTGGCGGCTCAATGGTCATCTTGGAGCCGTTCTGTAGGATGGACACTGGGAACTTGTTGCTGGGCAGGCTGGTGAGCCACAGGCGGAAGTCCCGGTGCACCTGGTGGCCACGCTCCACGTGAGCATTGAGACCCGTACCTGGTGGCTGCTCCAACACCAGGCTCCCTCCTACCCAAGGACCCTGAGCCACCCTCAGCCTGACTCCACCCCTGGGTTGGGCTGGGCCAGACCAGCCTGCATGGACCACTGGTAAAGAACATGGGCTTCGGCAAGTTCCAGGGTCACCCGTCTGTGCTGGGTGGCCTTGGGCGAGTCACTGGTAGCAGTAACTTGAGGGGGCCACTGGGAAGATTAATCTAGTTGATATGTGTCACATATGTCACTtcctgagcacccactgtgtgccagtgGCTGGGCTGAGTGCTCTGTGGGACAATCTCATTTAGCCTTATCAGTCCTGGATGGATGTACTGTATTCCCTTGGTGTACCTTGTCGGGATTGATGTGCTCAATGAGGCGCTCCAAGACTGGCATCCAGCTCGGTGCCAGGTGGCAGTTCTGAAAGAAGACCCACTTGCCCCTCTCTATGGAGCTGCGCATCATGGCTTCCGCCTGAGGGCCCTGTGGGGACAGGAGTGCGGAGTGGTGGGGGACCA
Coding sequences within it:
- the LOC114485201 gene encoding dynein axonemal heavy chain 1-like — translated: MSPAPGSGLEDQLLGQVVAEERPDLEEAKNQLIVNNAKMHQELKDIEDQILYRLSSSEGNPVDDMELIKVLEASKMKAAEIQAKVRIAEQTEKDIDLTRMEYIPVAIRTQILFFCVSDLANVDPMYQYSLEWFLNIFLSGIANSERADNLKKRIANINRYLTYNLYSNVCRSLFEKHKLMFAFLLCARIMMNQGKIDQSEWHYLLSGGSVPVMSENPAPDWLSHRAWRDILALSNLPAFSSFALDFVKHLSEFQAIFDSPEPHREPLPGIWDQYLDQFQKLLVLRCLRGDKVTNAMQDFVATNLEPRFIEPQTANLSLVFKDSNSTTPLIFVLSPGTDPAADLYKFAEEMKFSKKLSAISLGQGQGPQAEAMMRSSIERGKWVFFQNCHLAPSWMPVLERLIEHINPDKVHRDFRLWLTSLPSNKFPVSILQNGSKMTIEPPRGVKANLLRSYSSLSDDFLNSCHKVMEFKSLLLSLCLFHGNALERRKFGPLGFNIPYEFTDGDLRICISQLKMFLDEYDHIPYKVLKYTAGEINYGGRVTDDWDRRCVMNILEDFYSPAVLFPEHSYSASGVYHQIQPTYDLNGYLSYIKSLPLNDMPEIFGLHDNANITCAQNETYTLLGTIVQLQPKSSSAGGQRREEIVEDVAQNILHKVPEPISLQRVMTKYPVLYEESMNTVLVQEVTRYNRLLQVITQTLRDLLTALKGLVVMSLQLELMAASLYNNTVPELWNAKAYPSLKPLSLWVMDLLQRLDFLQTWISKGIPAVFWISGFFFPQAFLTGTLQNYARKSIISIDTISFDFKVMRQSVSELKTRPKEGCFIHGLFLEGARWDPLAFQLAESRPKELYTEMAVIWLLPTPNRKVQNQDFYLCPIYKTLTRAGTLSTTGHSSNYVTAVEIPTDQPQRHWVKRGVALICALDY